One part of the Vanessa atalanta chromosome 4, ilVanAtal1.2, whole genome shotgun sequence genome encodes these proteins:
- the LOC125077550 gene encoding transient receptor potential cation channel protein painless isoform X2: MNANRLSRGGSLFGSDPEVQIRTALRNNDFATFKKLVSYGAVDLEHVYQYPDYKNCLELAISEPNRVEFVKLLLQHEVQVNKINETHGAAPIHFAVENGNVEALSILLEDDRIDVNIKSKGNTALLMAIKKIQDLDDDRERELDLYEEMIEKLLKAGCNANAPDLRGVTPVYSAAKQGLERVVTYILDYSKDTIDLDTYKDIRGRTARYYLQEAFPHLLPKFNSMSESEDVIDVDKLFYYLNRHEEDNFIRDFSKLVKKDEHQSMLAANNGSNTMLQLAVDKGFEKVVLLLLNSGADPNDTCASNTNRPVALACRNGYSKILKMFVDNESTKFDTVDSESLIQITVKGMRSALNSPKVDFNGCLHLLLTHPKINININHQDIKDNTALHYAARNGDSDTVLELLRKGACVGLHNKFNEPPLADINAKTLETYLDECITTNSQRPSDDDYEIHIKYSFLVYPNNSLENEVCKVPLMDNSNNNNNTPKKYDAILAPETEALLYMTRNEDLRPLLKHPVITSFLYLKWQRISSLFYANITFYSLLWLCLVLYIILGYRTEKQQFNSYEALNVVTHIGAIIGLILLIIRELFQFLVSPTRYLQSIENWMEIALIFVTAWIVCYDSAQESTKQQLSAVAILLSSAELVLLIGQFPTLSTNIVMLRTVSWNFFKFLLWYCILIIAFALSFYTLFRKDQEDEEQIPPNPNKNGEEEEEEDFFEDPGRSLFKTIVMLTGEFDAGSIKFSTFPVTSHVIFIVFVFMIPIVLFNLLNGLAVSDTQEIRANAELVGHVSRVRLISYFESVLIGKIYTKPMKCWSWLPLYLQDLNIIKPQMLCIKPFARRISLFPFFLPKYRIIVKPNQDNRIEIPHAEPLGKYGDDYEDIESGKCCFERCQAYRLDRKIVKKAKVVINKKTYVSDFDDIKNKLAQYETKIVSLENTLKKVLLKLE, from the exons ATGAACGCCAACCGCCTGTCGCGAGGTGGTTCTCTCTTCGGAAGTGATCCTGAAGTGCAAATAAGAACAGCGCTTCGAAATAATGACTTCGCAACGTTTAAGAAGCTTGTTAGCTACGGAGCTGTGGATCTTGAACATGTTTATCAATATCCTGACTATAAAAACTGTCTTGAATTGGCCATATCAGAACCTAATAGAGTTGAATTTGTGAAACTATTGTTACAACATGAAGTTcaagttaacaaaataaatgaaacacacGGAGCAGCTCCAATACATTTTGCTGTAGAAAACGGTAATGTTGAAGCGTTATCAATACTTTTAGAAGATGATAGAATTGATGTGAACATCAAATCAAAGGGAAATACTGCATTGCTtatggcaataaaaaaaatacaagatttaGATGACGACCGTGAACGTGAGTTAGATTTGTATGAAGAAATGattgaaaaattacttaaaGCTGGTTGCAATGCTAATGCTCCCGACTTAAGAGGCGTTACACCTGTTTATTCGGCCGCCAAACAAGGCCTTGAGAGagttgttacatatattttagattattcTAAAGACACAATTGACTTGGATACTTATAAAGATATTAGAGGCCGAACAGCCAGGTATTATTTGCAAGAAGCTTTTCCTCATCTTCTACcaaaatttaattctatgtCCGAAAGTGAAGATGTTATAGATGTGgataaattattctattatttaaatagacacGAAGAGGATAACTTTATCAGAGATTTCTCAAAACTTGTTAAAAAGGACGAACATCAATCTATGTTAGCTGCTAATAACGGTTCGAATACAATGTTACAATTAGCAGTCGATAAAGGCTTTGAAAaggttgtattattattacttaattctGGAGCAGATCCAAATGACACGTGCGCAAGCAATACTAATCGACCGGTAGCTTTAGCTTGTCGCAATGGATATTCTAAAATACTCAAAATGTTTGTCGACAATGAGTCTACTAAGTTTGATACTG TCGATAGCGAATCTCTTATACAAATAACAGTAAAAGGTATGCGATCAGCTTTAAATAGTCCAAAAGTTGATTTCAACGGCTgtctacatttattattaacgcATCCTAAAATCAACATAAATATCAATCACCaagatataaaagataatacAGCTTTACATTATGCTGCAAGGAATGGGGACAGCGATACTGTGTTAGAGTTACTTAGAAAGGGAGCTTGTGTCGGATTACATAATAAGTTCAATGAGCCACCTTTAGCTGATATAAATGCTAAAACTCTTGAGACATACTTAGACGAATGTATTACGACAAACAGCCAACGACCCAGCGATGATGATTACGAGATCCATATTAAATACAGTTTCCTTGTATATCCCAATAACTCTTTAGAGAACGAGGTATGTAAAGTACCTTTAATGGATAActcaaacaataacaataacacaCCGAAAAAATATGACGCTATATTAGCTCCTGAAACAGAAGCACTATTGTACATGACCAGAAATGAGGATTTACGTCCACTTCTTAAGCATCCAGTAATTActagttttctatatttaaaatggcAACGAATAAGCAGTCTGTTTTATGCAAACATAACGTTTTACTCACTTTTGTGGTTATGTTtagttctatatattattttaggataCCGAACCGAAAAACAACAGTTTAATTCATATGAAGCTTTAAACGTAGTGACCCATATCGGAGCTATTATTGGCTTAATTCTTTTGATTATCagagaattatttcaatttttggTTTCTCCTACAAGATATTTACAAAGTATTGAAAATTGGATGGAAATTGCATTAATTTTCGTAACAGCTTGGATTGTTTGTTATGATTCAGCGCAAGAATCCACAAAACAACAGTTGTCTGCAGTTGCTATTCTATTATCGTCAGCCGAGCTCGTTTTGCTCATTGGCCAATTCCCAACTTTATcaacaaatattgtaatgttacgGACTGTTTCGTGGAATTTCTTCAAGTTTTTGCTTTGGTATTGCATTCTGATTATAGCATTCGCTCTGAGTTTTTACACATTGTTTCGAAAAGATCAAGAAGACGAGGAACAAATACCACCGAATCCTAACAAAAATGGCGAAGAAGAAGAAGAGGAAGACTTCTTTGAAGACCCTGGACGCTCGCTATTCAAAACTATTGTTATGTTGACAGGAGAATTCGACGCTGGATCTATTAAATTTAGTACATTCCCAGTGACAAGTCAcgtcatttttattgtatttgtttttatgataccTATAGTGCTATTCAATTTGCTAAATGGTTTAGCCGTTAGTGATACTCAAGAGATAAGAGCGAACGCTGAGTTGGTAGGACATGTATCTCGAGTAAGACTCATATCTTATTTCGAAAGTGTTCTGATTggtaaaatatacacaaaacctATGAAATGCTGGTCATGGCTACCATTATATTTACAAGATCTGAATATTATTAAGCCACAAATGCTCTGTATTAAGCCTTTTGCGAGAAGAATAAGTTTATTTCCTTTCTTTTTGCCGAAATATCGAATCATTGTAAAACCTAACCAAGATAATAGAATAGAAATTCCTCACGCGGAACCACTTGGTAAATACGGAGATGATTATGAAGACATCGAAAGCGGAAAATGTTGTTTTGAACGATGCCAGGCTTATAGATTGGAcagaaaaattgttaaaaaagcaAAGGTTGTTATAAATAAGAAGACCTATGTATCTGATTTCGATGACATAAAGAACAAGCTTGCTcaatatgaaacaaaaattgtaagccttgaaaatacgttaaaaaaggttttactaaaGTTAGAATAA
- the LOC125077550 gene encoding transient receptor potential cation channel protein painless isoform X1: protein MNANRLSRGGSLFGSDPEVQIRTALRNNDFATFKKLVSYGAVDLEHVYQYPDYKNCLELAISEPNRVEFVKLLLQHEVQVNKINETHGAAPIHFAVENGNVEALSILLEDDRIDVNIKSKGNTALLMAIKKIQDLDDDRERELDLYEEMIEKLLKAGCNANAPDLRGVTPVYSAAKQGLERVVTYILDYSKDTIDLDTYKDIRGRTARYYLQEAFPHLLPKFNSMSESEDVIDVDKLFYYLNRHEEDNFIRDFSKLVKKDEHQSMLAANNGSNTMLQLAVDKGFEKVVLLLLNSGADPNDTCASNTNRPVALACRNGYSKILKMFVDNESTKFDTDSINQDSIKQSRLDSESLIQITVKGMRSALNSPKVDFNGCLHLLLTHPKINININHQDIKDNTALHYAARNGDSDTVLELLRKGACVGLHNKFNEPPLADINAKTLETYLDECITTNSQRPSDDDYEIHIKYSFLVYPNNSLENEVCKVPLMDNSNNNNNTPKKYDAILAPETEALLYMTRNEDLRPLLKHPVITSFLYLKWQRISSLFYANITFYSLLWLCLVLYIILGYRTEKQQFNSYEALNVVTHIGAIIGLILLIIRELFQFLVSPTRYLQSIENWMEIALIFVTAWIVCYDSAQESTKQQLSAVAILLSSAELVLLIGQFPTLSTNIVMLRTVSWNFFKFLLWYCILIIAFALSFYTLFRKDQEDEEQIPPNPNKNGEEEEEEDFFEDPGRSLFKTIVMLTGEFDAGSIKFSTFPVTSHVIFIVFVFMIPIVLFNLLNGLAVSDTQEIRANAELVGHVSRVRLISYFESVLIGKIYTKPMKCWSWLPLYLQDLNIIKPQMLCIKPFARRISLFPFFLPKYRIIVKPNQDNRIEIPHAEPLGKYGDDYEDIESGKCCFERCQAYRLDRKIVKKAKVVINKKTYVSDFDDIKNKLAQYETKIVSLENTLKKVLLKLE, encoded by the coding sequence ATGAACGCCAACCGCCTGTCGCGAGGTGGTTCTCTCTTCGGAAGTGATCCTGAAGTGCAAATAAGAACAGCGCTTCGAAATAATGACTTCGCAACGTTTAAGAAGCTTGTTAGCTACGGAGCTGTGGATCTTGAACATGTTTATCAATATCCTGACTATAAAAACTGTCTTGAATTGGCCATATCAGAACCTAATAGAGTTGAATTTGTGAAACTATTGTTACAACATGAAGTTcaagttaacaaaataaatgaaacacacGGAGCAGCTCCAATACATTTTGCTGTAGAAAACGGTAATGTTGAAGCGTTATCAATACTTTTAGAAGATGATAGAATTGATGTGAACATCAAATCAAAGGGAAATACTGCATTGCTtatggcaataaaaaaaatacaagatttaGATGACGACCGTGAACGTGAGTTAGATTTGTATGAAGAAATGattgaaaaattacttaaaGCTGGTTGCAATGCTAATGCTCCCGACTTAAGAGGCGTTACACCTGTTTATTCGGCCGCCAAACAAGGCCTTGAGAGagttgttacatatattttagattattcTAAAGACACAATTGACTTGGATACTTATAAAGATATTAGAGGCCGAACAGCCAGGTATTATTTGCAAGAAGCTTTTCCTCATCTTCTACcaaaatttaattctatgtCCGAAAGTGAAGATGTTATAGATGTGgataaattattctattatttaaatagacacGAAGAGGATAACTTTATCAGAGATTTCTCAAAACTTGTTAAAAAGGACGAACATCAATCTATGTTAGCTGCTAATAACGGTTCGAATACAATGTTACAATTAGCAGTCGATAAAGGCTTTGAAAaggttgtattattattacttaattctGGAGCAGATCCAAATGACACGTGCGCAAGCAATACTAATCGACCGGTAGCTTTAGCTTGTCGCAATGGATATTCTAAAATACTCAAAATGTTTGTCGACAATGAGTCTACTAAGTTTGATACTGACAGTATCAATCAAGACAGTATCAAACAAAGTAGACTCGATAGCGAATCTCTTATACAAATAACAGTAAAAGGTATGCGATCAGCTTTAAATAGTCCAAAAGTTGATTTCAACGGCTgtctacatttattattaacgcATCCTAAAATCAACATAAATATCAATCACCaagatataaaagataatacAGCTTTACATTATGCTGCAAGGAATGGGGACAGCGATACTGTGTTAGAGTTACTTAGAAAGGGAGCTTGTGTCGGATTACATAATAAGTTCAATGAGCCACCTTTAGCTGATATAAATGCTAAAACTCTTGAGACATACTTAGACGAATGTATTACGACAAACAGCCAACGACCCAGCGATGATGATTACGAGATCCATATTAAATACAGTTTCCTTGTATATCCCAATAACTCTTTAGAGAACGAGGTATGTAAAGTACCTTTAATGGATAActcaaacaataacaataacacaCCGAAAAAATATGACGCTATATTAGCTCCTGAAACAGAAGCACTATTGTACATGACCAGAAATGAGGATTTACGTCCACTTCTTAAGCATCCAGTAATTActagttttctatatttaaaatggcAACGAATAAGCAGTCTGTTTTATGCAAACATAACGTTTTACTCACTTTTGTGGTTATGTTtagttctatatattattttaggataCCGAACCGAAAAACAACAGTTTAATTCATATGAAGCTTTAAACGTAGTGACCCATATCGGAGCTATTATTGGCTTAATTCTTTTGATTATCagagaattatttcaatttttggTTTCTCCTACAAGATATTTACAAAGTATTGAAAATTGGATGGAAATTGCATTAATTTTCGTAACAGCTTGGATTGTTTGTTATGATTCAGCGCAAGAATCCACAAAACAACAGTTGTCTGCAGTTGCTATTCTATTATCGTCAGCCGAGCTCGTTTTGCTCATTGGCCAATTCCCAACTTTATcaacaaatattgtaatgttacgGACTGTTTCGTGGAATTTCTTCAAGTTTTTGCTTTGGTATTGCATTCTGATTATAGCATTCGCTCTGAGTTTTTACACATTGTTTCGAAAAGATCAAGAAGACGAGGAACAAATACCACCGAATCCTAACAAAAATGGCGAAGAAGAAGAAGAGGAAGACTTCTTTGAAGACCCTGGACGCTCGCTATTCAAAACTATTGTTATGTTGACAGGAGAATTCGACGCTGGATCTATTAAATTTAGTACATTCCCAGTGACAAGTCAcgtcatttttattgtatttgtttttatgataccTATAGTGCTATTCAATTTGCTAAATGGTTTAGCCGTTAGTGATACTCAAGAGATAAGAGCGAACGCTGAGTTGGTAGGACATGTATCTCGAGTAAGACTCATATCTTATTTCGAAAGTGTTCTGATTggtaaaatatacacaaaacctATGAAATGCTGGTCATGGCTACCATTATATTTACAAGATCTGAATATTATTAAGCCACAAATGCTCTGTATTAAGCCTTTTGCGAGAAGAATAAGTTTATTTCCTTTCTTTTTGCCGAAATATCGAATCATTGTAAAACCTAACCAAGATAATAGAATAGAAATTCCTCACGCGGAACCACTTGGTAAATACGGAGATGATTATGAAGACATCGAAAGCGGAAAATGTTGTTTTGAACGATGCCAGGCTTATAGATTGGAcagaaaaattgttaaaaaagcaAAGGTTGTTATAAATAAGAAGACCTATGTATCTGATTTCGATGACATAAAGAACAAGCTTGCTcaatatgaaacaaaaattgtaagccttgaaaatacgttaaaaaaggttttactaaaGTTAGAATAA